TAGAATCCTCAAGCTTGAAAAAATGATTAGCATGAATTTTTATTGATAGTGGATATTTACTTATAAAGAatacaaaatatgataattatatatttttaaattaatataaaatatttatctaaatcatTTAGTAACAGAGGAGATCATGTTGAGATGATGATCCTCATTATTTGATAGAAAcataataacatatcatcataatTTTGTATCATttagaatcataataatatatcatgaaaaaaatatgatttatcttttcaataatataatttattttttttgggcCCAATTATCCTCACCCCATGAGCTCATGAACCCAAAAGATTGACAACATAAGTAGGGAGAAATAAATGGCACTCATAGAATGAGGTGACATGAAGCAATTTCGAAGAAAGTATCTCATAGATACATGAAATAAATGGCACTCATAGAATGAGGTGACAAATCTTAGTTGTTCCGGTCTCCTCGATAACCAAAAAATGGAATTCAAGAAAGTTTAATGGATCACTCGCAGTGTTCATCAACCGAAAACATAGATGGAAATATTGATCACAAGGTAAAAGAATAatgataacaacaacaataaaagcaACAACGACTGGCTTAAAGCGGAACAAATAAGGCCATCTAATTCTAGATCATGCTGTCCGCCCTCGTCGGCAATCTCACGAAAAAGTTAACGGGTGCAGGAGGAACCCTACCTCGAAATTTGGGATGGCGCATGAGATAGAGGCCTGCAAAGGTAGCCAACACCTGCAACGAGGTAGTATACAGCACAAGTGCTGCCACCAAGCAGAACACCACAAACATGGCCGTCGCCCGTGGATCCCTCCAGCTGAGCAACGCCTGCACCCTCTCCCCTTGACTCGCCAGTTCTCCCAACACCGTTTGCACGTTTGCAGCGACTCCCCTTAACCTGTCGTACCTCATTCGAACGGCCTCTGGCTTCCCGCCGCTAGGATACGTGTCGAACTCCTCCTCGATCTCATCCGGAATCGCCGCCTCCGCATAAGAAAGCTGGGTGTTCATGTGCGGAGGATGCCGTGGCCGATACCTGTAGTTACAAATGCCCACCAAGAACAGGTACATGAACATCGCCGTCAGTATCAGCTCCGGGAAGCACACCAGCAGTAAGAACAGCAGGTGCACCACCGAGGTGGTGATGGGGTTCTTCCACGCGCAAACATCCCCAAACCATTTGATCCCGTCGGCCGCAGCCGCGACCACCGACAGAAGCCTGTGGTAATTTGCTTTGCTCCGTCGCATGCTCCATTTGTGAGAGTCCACATCGCACATGTACTCCACCACTTCCTTCCTCAGGGGTGGCTCCGTCCTGCTGAGTCGTGCGGCCACGACTTGGATGGCCTGGCGCCGCAGAAACTCCCGCTGCATCCCGGTCAGCGGCCGTACGTAATGCATACTTGGCAGCAGAGGCTGTGCGTACATGCACATCATGCTGACCAACGATGTGGTCGAGAACCGTATGGCGAGTTGGAGCTCGCCCATCTTCTTAAGCCCCGAGGGTTGCAGAACCAGGAGCGGGTACGAGTGTGTGTACACACGGCCTGTTTCGAGGGTCGACAGACGTATCCTTATCTTGCCGACCATCGCGTCCTTGTTGTTGCCATTGGAACCCTTCTCCCCCAGGTGGCAATTGTCGAAGACACCAATCGTGAGAACCGTGTCTGGATCGAACACCTCCCACATGTACTGCTCGTTGTATCTGGGGAACAGGCTGTTGAGTACGGTACGAGTACGCACCCATATGTGGCCGTACTTTGCTACGCAGTAGGTATCCGACGTCCCCTTCCCTTCTCGGGTCTTCATGGGATGAATCCCCATTGCGTTAAGTATGCCGAGCTCGAGTAACCCCACCGATGGCTTCCACAGCTGCTTGGCCGTCGGTCTGAGATCGCTACTGCAGCTGGCGGACTCATCGAGCACATGATATCCACCTTCCAGGCAGAGACGAAGGTGAATCCGGCAAGAAATCTTGTCCTTGTCCTTGTTCTTCTTCTGCTGAGGCTTCTCTAGGTTGAACCACCGGCCATGGATGATGCCGTCGTCGAGCCGCCTCTCGACGGACCCCAGAGGGACGATGGCGCTGCCTATCACCTCGTCCTTGTTTGGTGCCACGCTGTCTCGGACAGAAAGGATGAGGTCGTCGTCGAAGGGTTCCGCCGCCACGAACATGAGGTCTTCGTTCCAGATGGGGTTGTGTGCCCGCGTCGCGACCGTCCTCGTCCTCGACTCCTGGTTGCCGACTTGAGCCTTGACGTAGACATCGGGAAACCGGGACTTGTCGGCCATCACGATATCCTGTGCCTCGATCACGTTGACTCGGACGTACCATAGCCTCGGCGCATGGTAGACTTTTGACCTGATGTGAGAGGCATCGACGGGAGCCGTTGCGTCCGGAAGCCCTGCCTCCGGGAACGACTCATCCGCTTGGGTCCCGAACCAGACCGCGAGCATGAGCTCGCCCTTCGTCTTCTCCCCCTTCTTGTCATCCAGCCGGTACCACTCTGGAGCCAGTGGACCATTCGGGGGAACACGTGTCGGGACGTCGGTCAGGTCAAAGCGTACGACCCCTACAGGGTCATCCTTTCCgttgaccaccaccaccacctcaagAACCGGTGCCTCCATCCGCTCCTTGGAGAACGCGAACACCTCATTCCATGCCGGGTTCTGCTGCTTCTCGAATTGCTTCGTAGTCCCCTTGTAGTCACCCACTCTCACTTCAACACTTCCTTTAGCGTCCCCGGACGGAAGATCTCGTGCCTTCACGACGCGCACAAAGAGGTACTGCATCTGCTCCACGAGATCATACGTGGTGGCCGGTTTGTCAGCACCACGACCGAGTAAAGGGCGAGTTTCTTTCAGTGCATAGTCCAGTGGCTGCTGAGAGGGAGCCGATGAGGAGAACATGACCACCTTGGGGTTCTGTTGCTCTTTGGCCGGAGCAGAAGATTGTTTCTTCTGGTCGACCTCTTTGGCAGCTGTTTGAGAAGCTTGACTCGGAGTATCAGCTTTGGGAACAGGGTCGGAAGAATTCGGTGAGGGATCAACGGTGAGGAACACTTTGAGGCGGAGCTCTCCCTTTACACGCGAAAACATTCCACGTTTCTCCAGTGGGTGCTGCGTGACCACAGCATCTGCGTAGGGGACGAAAGTGGTTCCGGATATGCTAACCTTGCCGAGGAACGACCGGGGTTGTGAAGCTTTGCTCATGCTGTAGACGGAAGCTTCGAGGGCGAGCTGAGGGAGAGAACCAAGGTTCGGGATGTTGAAGTGGAAGCGCTCGTTCCAGACCGGATTAAGGTTTCTCTCCTTGGTGGTGGTACGAAATCTCTGGCCACTGAATTGAAGCTCCACGAACGGGCTGGAAGAACCTTGCGCGTCCTTGGGCATCAGGTCATGGGCGCTCACAACTTCCACACCCAACTTGTAGCTGCTCATTGTCGTCAAGCTTTATGTCCTCCTCCTCTGTGAGATCTGCATGGTTGAAGCCAATATGAAATGGTATAAGTGGTTGCATCTGCATATTCTAATCAGATTCAGTGACGAATCCCACCTTCGTCACTGAATAAAGCTATGAAAAGAAAACCCACACATGGAActgattattattgttgttgcaaTAGGACGGAATCCATTTTAGTCCTATGAACCTTCCATTTCAACAACCATTCTTGGTAGCAATATGTCGAACGAGATCGGCGCATTTAATCTTGCAAGCCGAATGAGTAAAGAAATTTCATGAAACAACaaatcttttatcattgtaaTTAAGGAATAGTTGACGGATCTATTGAGTTCCAAAGGTGGGAAGACTCAAGATCTTAGCAACCGAAGGAACTACTGATTACCACTTACTTTGTGATCGAATGAAAGGAACAACTTCGCCAAATTATGGCTGGAACTAGAAGATGCTAAAAGCGTAGAAACCACGACCATCAAAAGATATTCCACAAAGGGTAGCACCGATCTTCTCCGTCTAGAGATGAACAATGGATCGATGATTCCATCAAAAGATATTTCATGAGCTACATCCTCTGCACCCCACTCTAATCGGCAAACTCCTATTCCATTCCGAACCATCACCAATAGCGACAAGGACAACAACACCAACAGAATCGGATGAAGAAGCAAGTATCCTTACCTTCCGGGCAGAACGGCTTCGACTGGAATCGCGACTGGATGTGGAGCTGTTGGATGGGTTCCCACGGTCTCAAATCCctaacagaggaggaggaggaggaggaggagggaaggacGGAGCGGGAAAGAATGGAGGTGAGGAAGAGTGGTATGTCCTTTTAGTTGGGCGCGTCACGTAGACATGCATTGTATTTAACGGCGCAGAAcagcaaatcaaatcaaatcaaatcaaatcaagatTGAATTAATAAATGGAACGGTCTAATTTCTTATTTGGGGTCGTTTCGGCAGAAAAACTTGGATTACTCGCCTCGTTGCCCTGAAGGCCAATGCTCCGATGGTGGGTCCCCAGAGGACTTCTGAGCTGTTCACAGTCGTCACGCGGGTGGAAAATTCGGGTGCTCGATGGGATGGGGGAACGAGTGCGTCTCTGATAGGAAAGTAAATAATGTTGACGTGGATTACCGTGACACCGTGGAATTGATGTTGTGATAATTTTCAAACCTATaaacatttttttatttaaatatttactttatttagGTTCAAAGTCCGAACTTTGAATCCGAGACTTATCATTTTTACTATGATGTGCTAATTAATTTAGATGTCTTAACAAACACAAATATGAAAACTTTAGTCTGATTTATTATTAGAACCTCATCTTTTAATTTCTTAAGATATCAACTATTATTACGTTATTTTAAATATTCATCCTTTCAAACTTATATTCTTACAATatcttttatattatatttatatatatagattAACAATGATTAGAATTAATtagtaaaatttaaaatatatttaaatctctAAAATGATTCTAATAATTTACAATAATAACAATTTCGAATTTCAATTAAATATTAGACAACAGTTAACTAATGGAGATTAACCACAATAGTATATATTACTTattcaattttaaaaaaaattctgccTTAGAGTATTTTGCGGAAGAACATTTATTTGAAAGAAATAGATACGTCAATTATTTGGACTCAGACTACATGCCAGTTTTATAGTCATTGTGAAAAACATAATATACTTAGCTAAATTAAAACCTGACCTGGCAAGATGCTACATGGGAATGATAGAATAGTTGCAATACAAAGCCAATCACATTTACTGCACTACAAGAATCAGAAAAGAATACAGTAAATGTTCATGTTCTTTAACAAGAAAATATATCCTTAGGGCTTCTGAAGATCTCGTGGCATTAATTATGCATTCATATAGTTCTCCATTTCTCATAATTCTCGAGCATTTGACATCTTATAGAGAAAATATCGAGGATGAGGGTGTGAGCTGCGGTCCCCTCAGATCCATTTGCTTCAACAAAAAAACACTCTGTGCTCAAGTTACTAGTCAGTTAGCTTAACCCTAATCATCCTCAAGTGTTTTGCACCCACATCTCCACCTGCTTTACAGCATTAGCCTTGTTCTCATGCAGCTGCTGCAGCTCTTCTGGAGTGAAGGGCGGAGACAATTTGCAAGGTTCAGCATCATGAGTTGATTTCTCCATTGAATCCAACAGGAACTTCTTTACGTCGCCTGGGGCAGGGCAGGCCATGGACTCCAAGCAGAACTCTGTGGCTTTCTCCGGTATTGTAGGCTTGTATCTCAAAAGCTTGGCGTATTCGGTCAGTACATGTAACATGTAGTCATACACAAAATCCATCTTCACTTCTTCTTGAAAGAAGTCACTGCTCGCCTTTCCCATAGTTTGTGCCTGTTAGATTAACAACAATTAGGATCTGCCCATTTTAATTTGTGAGCAAATAGGCATGTAATTGATCAGCCACTTGTGCAAAGACTAAACGTGTACCTCCTGCTGGTGCTCATTGCCCCAGTCCACAGCCAACTTGATCGCTCGACACATATTGTTCTCTGGTATAGGCCAGTAATGACGTCCCGGGATGAGGCCTCTTTGGAAGAACTCGTACCAAGGAGTGTTCACAAATAATGTAGGCGAGTTACATGCCATAATGTACTTCTGGCTCACTGACCATGCAAGACCATCCACATAAATCCTATATCTGTCCATCAAAACCTTTCCCCAGAGTGAGATATGTCGATTAAAGtttgtttttttaattataaaacacAAGTAACTTGCCTGTGACTGCATTGCCTAGCCAGGTTTGAGTGCTGGAAACCTTGCTTTTCCTCTTGTTTCCAATCCTGTAGAGAAGTTGTATTATCAATCAGAACGAAAAAAATGAGATACAAGTAATATGGTGGCACATTTAACGCTGCTAGAACTAACATGTAATCAGTGTTTCCTGCAATAAATTTCCGTTCTGCTCTCTGTGGAGCATGATTTAGGAATCACCTACTCATGAACCGAATGAGAATCCAATTCAAAGAAAGATGCCTGGCACATACGAGCCATCCAGCTGTGACAAAAAGGATGACCATGGCAGCTCCATGACTTAAAACATGGCAAATAGCTAGTAATACTCAGAACAAGTGAAATACACAGGATCGACAATAGAGCTGATGTCATGCATCCTTATCGGTTCAGATGGTTATTGAAATTATAGCCAAGTCTATCAATTAAAGTCTCATGCTGCCAATAAGGGACCTCCATGGGTTTTAAAGTAAGCAAACTTCTTCCCATTGTTAGACCAATTTATGCCATACCTGGGTATAGATCCGAGCATTCCAGTCCTGTTCATTGGTCATGTTGCACTTGAGAAGTTCATGCCTGTTCCGGCCCATCAATGGATTGCCCTTCCAAAAGGCATATGGTTCTCTGTCTGTCCACTTAATCTCTTCATTGGCTTCTTTCATCTCCTTCATCAGTGGCACCCATGGCTTTATATTCGTCTCCGGCCTTCCAATAACCATTACAACCAGTTAGCAGGAAACAGCTTGAAGGGCATCCAATAATGTAAAATCtcaaacaaaaagaagcaacaggACTATTGAATCTGAATATTCACTACCATCCCCAGAAGGACCAGTCAGG
The window above is part of the Musa acuminata AAA Group cultivar baxijiao chromosome BXJ1-1, Cavendish_Baxijiao_AAA, whole genome shotgun sequence genome. Proteins encoded here:
- the LOC135679848 gene encoding FT-interacting protein 3-like; this translates as MSSYKLGVEVVSAHDLMPKDAQGSSSPFVELQFSGQRFRTTTKERNLNPVWNERFHFNIPNLGSLPQLALEASVYSMSKASQPRSFLGKVSISGTTFVPYADAVVTQHPLEKRGMFSRVKGELRLKVFLTVDPSPNSSDPVPKADTPSQASQTAAKEVDQKKQSSAPAKEQQNPKVVMFSSSAPSQQPLDYALKETRPLLGRGADKPATTYDLVEQMQYLFVRVVKARDLPSGDAKGSVEVRVGDYKGTTKQFEKQQNPAWNEVFAFSKERMEAPVLEVVVVVNGKDDPVGVVRFDLTDVPTRVPPNGPLAPEWYRLDDKKGEKTKGELMLAVWFGTQADESFPEAGLPDATAPVDASHIRSKVYHAPRLWYVRVNVIEAQDIVMADKSRFPDVYVKAQVGNQESRTRTVATRAHNPIWNEDLMFVAAEPFDDDLILSVRDSVAPNKDEVIGSAIVPLGSVERRLDDGIIHGRWFNLEKPQQKKNKDKDKISCRIHLRLCLEGGYHVLDESASCSSDLRPTAKQLWKPSVGLLELGILNAMGIHPMKTREGKGTSDTYCVAKYGHIWVRTRTVLNSLFPRYNEQYMWEVFDPDTVLTIGVFDNCHLGEKGSNGNNKDAMVGKIRIRLSTLETGRVYTHSYPLLVLQPSGLKKMGELQLAIRFSTTSLVSMMCMYAQPLLPSMHYVRPLTGMQREFLRRQAIQVVAARLSRTEPPLRKEVVEYMCDVDSHKWSMRRSKANYHRLLSVVAAAADGIKWFGDVCAWKNPITTSVVHLLFLLLVCFPELILTAMFMYLFLVGICNYRYRPRHPPHMNTQLSYAEAAIPDEIEEEFDTYPSGGKPEAVRMRYDRLRGVAANVQTVLGELASQGERVQALLSWRDPRATAMFVVFCLVAALVLYTTSLQVLATFAGLYLMRHPKFRGRVPPAPVNFFVRLPTRADSMI
- the LOC135594150 gene encoding uncharacterized protein LOC135594150, which encodes MAMRARLGRLWDGSQVRSESSESKGRSGVASKSSPIKLVVALFVALLVLVFFISNSTTVNWSEQGVDSLSLKTKGEQGVDPQSLNKQNEQGVDPKSPNKQDEQGVDPQSLNSQPSKAQSVHITLSCPNQNAAVCQRSTLASALSLATSQHSATCPEYFRWIHEDLRHWKSTGITKETVESAKKFATFRLVVLDGRVYVEEYFGHLMARNVFTLWGILQLVNRYPGRVPDLDLMFNCMDQPAIKSAEYRSSTLPPVFHYCNNDQTSDILFPDWSFWGWPETNIKPWVPLMKEMKEANEEIKWTDREPYAFWKGNPLMGRNRHELLKCNMTNEQDWNARIYTQDWKQEEKQGFQHSNLARQCSHRYRIYVDGLAWSVSQKYIMACNSPTLFVNTPWYEFFQRGLIPGRHYWPIPENNMCRAIKLAVDWGNEHQQEAQTMGKASSDFFQEEVKMDFVYDYMLHVLTEYAKLLRYKPTIPEKATEFCLESMACPAPGDVKKFLLDSMEKSTHDAEPCKLSPPFTPEELQQLHENKANAVKQVEMWVQNT